One region of Pseudoalteromonas luteoviolacea genomic DNA includes:
- a CDS encoding response regulator yields the protein MLALSTQTILLMCAVGIVASATALTFLWMANRNIKATAFWAVGPWLLVANFGLFAAQNALPYFFKHIASNLCGQLSLIMMLIGLYYAVDKRPPWRVLGAYIFGFLILLMSFTFWFDSYEYRLKLAVFTILSTSIWMVVFMLEHRRNRFEVSGALVVLGLGCLNTAGFFRISAPIQDSATSIMTDTSIYIQLFFITIMVAQLVFNFGFAIMVGELHNFAIKQAQQALLNTNHELAIAKKRAEEASRHKSEFLANMSHEIRTPMNGVIGMLDLVEKEGLNEVQHNYVMTAKSSADALMVVINDILDFSKIEAGRLEIEKVAFDLIKQSASLVQTHAHAAHGKGIELVLDTVNVTTRSVKGDPIRFKQILGNLISNALKFTSEGEVIITLSTEDHNGKVKLIGHVKDTGIGIELDKQQKLFQSFSQVDSTTTRRFGGTGLGLAIVRTLCQLMGGKASLQSELGVGSIFSFEIMLESMPCEHVPPITQFNSVLIIDSNKSAANTLKSVVGKYASMVSIACDLDESKLYLNTPPDLLILSRYVKGKKSERRLKKMSLGPNTTAIILTLLNDVESSQYFSDCGFNSRFNKPFTQSEFEGFVKSVKETEVAPSLKENLDLMTFEQQVVLLVEDNPVNQLVAKKMLDSLGLKTELASNGKEALEKLFAAKYAYQLVLMDCQMPYMDGFEATRRIRSGEGGKRFLNIPILALTANAMKGDREACIEAGMNDYITKPIVLDNLTDILSQFLVSAKAH from the coding sequence ATGCTGGCACTATCGACACAAACAATATTGTTGATGTGTGCAGTTGGCATTGTTGCTTCGGCAACTGCGTTGACTTTTCTATGGATGGCTAATCGTAATATCAAAGCGACCGCATTTTGGGCTGTAGGACCTTGGTTACTTGTGGCTAATTTTGGTTTATTTGCTGCGCAAAATGCACTGCCTTATTTTTTTAAACACATTGCATCCAATTTGTGTGGGCAACTTTCCTTAATCATGATGTTAATTGGTTTGTATTACGCGGTTGATAAGCGTCCTCCATGGAGAGTTTTGGGAGCATATATATTCGGATTTTTGATACTTTTGATGAGCTTTACTTTTTGGTTCGATTCTTATGAATATCGATTAAAGCTCGCCGTATTTACAATCTTAAGTACTTCCATATGGATGGTGGTTTTTATGCTTGAGCATCGAAGAAACCGATTCGAAGTATCAGGTGCATTAGTTGTTCTGGGGTTAGGGTGCTTAAACACAGCTGGTTTTTTTAGGATTAGTGCTCCAATCCAGGATAGTGCGACAAGCATCATGACGGATACAAGTATTTATATCCAACTGTTCTTTATTACTATTATGGTCGCACAGTTGGTTTTCAATTTTGGCTTTGCAATCATGGTGGGTGAGTTACATAACTTTGCTATTAAACAAGCACAGCAAGCGCTGCTCAATACAAATCACGAATTAGCCATTGCTAAAAAAAGAGCTGAAGAAGCCTCACGGCATAAATCAGAGTTTTTGGCCAATATGAGCCATGAGATACGTACTCCTATGAATGGAGTGATTGGGATGTTAGATCTGGTCGAGAAAGAAGGTCTGAACGAGGTCCAGCATAACTATGTCATGACAGCAAAATCTAGCGCAGATGCTCTGATGGTCGTGATTAACGATATTTTAGACTTTTCAAAGATTGAAGCGGGTCGGCTAGAAATAGAAAAGGTAGCATTCGATCTTATTAAGCAAAGTGCATCATTAGTGCAGACTCATGCACATGCTGCGCATGGAAAAGGGATTGAGCTGGTATTAGATACGGTGAACGTAACAACACGCAGTGTTAAAGGCGATCCTATTCGGTTTAAACAGATATTAGGTAATTTGATCAGTAATGCATTGAAGTTTACAAGTGAAGGCGAAGTGATTATTACGCTTAGCACCGAAGATCACAATGGTAAAGTGAAGTTGATAGGGCATGTTAAAGATACTGGCATTGGTATTGAACTTGATAAACAGCAAAAATTATTCCAGTCATTTTCACAAGTCGATTCAACGACAACGAGGCGATTCGGTGGAACGGGACTCGGTCTAGCCATTGTTAGAACCCTCTGTCAACTTATGGGAGGGAAAGCATCGTTGCAGAGCGAGTTGGGGGTGGGGAGTATTTTTAGTTTTGAAATTATGCTCGAGTCAATGCCTTGTGAGCATGTACCGCCAATTACTCAATTCAATTCAGTGTTAATCATTGATAGCAATAAGTCAGCGGCCAATACACTTAAAAGTGTTGTTGGCAAGTATGCCTCAATGGTTAGCATTGCGTGTGATTTAGACGAGTCAAAATTATACTTAAACACGCCTCCTGATTTATTAATATTAAGCCGTTATGTAAAAGGGAAAAAGTCAGAGCGCCGGCTTAAAAAAATGTCTTTAGGCCCAAATACAACAGCAATTATTTTAACGCTATTAAATGATGTAGAGAGCAGTCAATATTTTAGTGATTGTGGATTCAATAGTCGTTTTAATAAACCATTCACACAAAGTGAATTTGAAGGGTTTGTAAAGTCTGTTAAGGAGACTGAAGTTGCACCATCACTAAAGGAAAACTTAGACTTAATGACATTTGAGCAGCAGGTGGTTCTGTTGGTAGAAGATAACCCTGTCAATCAGTTGGTTGCTAAAAAAATGCTAGATTCATTGGGGCTCAAAACTGAGTTGGCAAGCAACGGGAAAGAGGCATTAGAGAAGCTGTTCGCTGCGAAGTATGCGTACCAGCTGGTGTTAATGGATTGCCAAATGCCATATATGGATGGCTTTGAAGCGACTAGACGGATCCGCAGTGGTGAAGGTGGTAAGCGGTTTTTAAACATTCCAATTTTAGCATTGACTGCAAACGCCATGAAAGGAGATAGAGAGGCTTGTATTGAAGCTGGCATGAATGACTACATAACGAAACCAATTGTTTTGGATAACTTGACTGACATTTTATCTCAATTTCTGGTGTCTGCTAAGGCACATTAG
- a CDS encoding DUF2938 family protein: protein MFLYESVFELIGLSIIVGLGATVFMDIWSEFLKRSFGIQPLNYALVGRWTIHCLQGKLSHQSIANAKAKNFEGITGWVVHYITGVIFALTIIFIAQVINMSLLLNPLFVILFGTLTVCFPFFVMQPCFGMGIAASKMPKANIARLKSIGAHVSFGFGLYLTLLCLSLFYT from the coding sequence ATGTTCTTATACGAAAGTGTGTTTGAATTGATAGGGTTATCTATCATTGTTGGGCTTGGTGCCACTGTGTTTATGGATATCTGGAGTGAATTTTTAAAACGTAGTTTTGGTATTCAACCGTTAAATTATGCTTTAGTGGGTCGTTGGACAATCCACTGCCTACAGGGCAAGTTGTCGCATCAAAGTATTGCCAACGCAAAGGCCAAAAACTTTGAAGGTATTACAGGTTGGGTCGTCCATTACATTACTGGTGTGATATTCGCCCTTACCATTATTTTTATCGCGCAAGTGATAAATATGAGTTTGTTGTTAAACCCATTGTTCGTAATTTTATTCGGCACATTGACGGTGTGTTTCCCTTTTTTTGTGATGCAGCCATGTTTTGGTATGGGCATCGCAGCGAGCAAAATGCCAAAAGCTAATATTGCTAGATTAAAGAGTATTGGTGCGCATGTTTCCTTTGGTTTTGGCCTCTATCTCACTCTGCTATGTCTCTCACTATTTTATACATAA
- a CDS encoding cupin domain-containing protein — protein MDKAMNKVLLNYPKSGSYLKSSGNLYREIINGEQTEGKFSLIESIIKPGQGGPFHTHTNEQESFLVISGTLTIFDGDNQYKATPGTFIFCPINSLRGFRNETNEQVKVLILYTPSGIEKMIRMEGEVIDSVEGYQFEATESKLTCPVLNKEFGIVEDSRPLT, from the coding sequence ATGGATAAAGCAATGAACAAAGTACTTTTGAATTACCCTAAAAGTGGAAGTTATCTTAAATCATCGGGAAATTTATACCGAGAAATCATCAATGGCGAGCAGACAGAGGGAAAATTTTCTCTGATCGAATCAATTATTAAGCCTGGACAAGGCGGGCCATTCCATACGCATACCAATGAGCAAGAATCATTTTTAGTAATAAGTGGAACGCTGACAATATTTGATGGCGATAATCAATATAAGGCAACCCCAGGAACGTTTATTTTCTGCCCAATCAACTCATTAAGAGGATTTCGAAATGAAACGAATGAGCAAGTGAAAGTACTGATTTTATATACGCCATCAGGGATTGAAAAAATGATACGTATGGAAGGAGAAGTTATAGACTCTGTAGAGGGTTACCAGTTTGAAGCTACCGAAAGCAAGCTTACGTGTCCGGTTTTAAACAAGGAGTTTGGCATTGTCGAAGATAGCCGCCCATTGACATAA
- the ltaE gene encoding low-specificity L-threonine aldolase: MIDFRSDTVTQPCKNMRRLMSNAMVGDDVYGDDPTVNELEQYSSKKHGFEASLFVSSGTQANLLAILAHCDRGDEYLCGQDAHNYKYEAGGAAVLGSVQPQPIENLPDGRICLDKVAAAIKPNDFHFARTKMLSLENTIGGQVLGLDYLKDARALTKKYALKQHLDGARVYNAAIALGVDVKEISQYFDSMTVCLSKGLGAPVGSLLMGDFEFIEKARRLRKMLGGGMRQAGILAAAGIYALKNNVNRLAEDHDNARYLAQRVNELPGFDSSSYDVQTNLVFLNVDESVNMQAFAEVMFSNGINVTPGYQGMRLVTHSGVNKDKIDVFIDTAKSYFKID, from the coding sequence ATGATTGATTTTCGCTCTGATACGGTGACACAGCCTTGCAAAAATATGAGGCGCTTAATGAGTAACGCTATGGTTGGTGATGACGTCTATGGTGATGATCCCACTGTGAACGAGTTAGAGCAGTACAGTTCAAAAAAGCATGGATTTGAAGCTTCTCTATTTGTTAGTTCAGGTACGCAGGCCAATTTATTGGCGATACTTGCACATTGTGACAGAGGGGATGAATATCTTTGTGGTCAAGATGCACATAATTATAAGTATGAAGCCGGTGGCGCTGCTGTATTAGGCTCAGTGCAGCCTCAACCTATAGAGAACCTGCCTGATGGACGTATTTGCTTAGATAAAGTCGCAGCGGCTATTAAACCTAACGACTTTCATTTTGCGAGAACTAAAATGTTAAGTCTAGAAAATACCATCGGTGGTCAGGTTCTGGGCCTAGATTATTTAAAAGACGCGAGAGCACTCACTAAAAAATATGCGCTAAAGCAGCATTTGGATGGTGCAAGAGTATATAACGCAGCGATTGCGTTAGGGGTGGATGTAAAAGAGATCAGCCAATACTTTGATTCGATGACGGTATGCTTATCGAAAGGGCTTGGAGCACCTGTCGGGTCATTACTCATGGGGGATTTCGAGTTTATAGAAAAAGCACGAAGACTTAGAAAAATGCTCGGTGGTGGTATGCGACAAGCAGGCATATTAGCCGCTGCAGGTATATATGCGCTGAAAAATAACGTTAATCGCTTGGCTGAAGACCATGATAATGCGCGCTATTTAGCGCAGCGTGTCAATGAACTTCCTGGTTTTGATAGCTCATCATATGATGTACAAACAAATTTAGTGTTTTTAAATGTTGATGAGAGCGTTAACATGCAAGCGTTTGCGGAAGTGATGTTTAGCAATGGCATCAATGTGACTCCTGGATATCAAGGTATGCGTTTAGTGACGCATTCAGGTGTGAATAAAGACAAAATTGATGTGTTTATTGATACGGCAAAATCATATTTTAAAATTGATTAA
- a CDS encoding outer membrane beta-barrel protein: MKKQLLMAVVAACSITAQAADLSKTYVELGYSKSDFKDNMYFDDKTDLDLVGHQVSLSYEFDSGIYAGIHTKRHKDTFLIAFFDRDVDLNENLLELGYVAHETENGRFSVGAFAGELELVVEDSSSDADLYRLYTEYDYRFNQYFSAFAKLGYESLDAKEASSENGLWTEVGIRAHWGASSFSWEFSEGKSIEQVAFVYRYSF, encoded by the coding sequence ATGAAAAAACAATTATTAATGGCCGTAGTCGCAGCATGTAGTATTACGGCCCAAGCTGCGGATCTGAGTAAAACTTATGTTGAACTGGGTTATTCAAAGTCAGATTTCAAAGATAACATGTATTTTGATGATAAAACGGATTTAGACTTAGTTGGCCATCAAGTGAGCTTAAGCTATGAATTTGATAGTGGCATATACGCAGGTATACATACTAAAAGACATAAAGATACATTTCTAATTGCTTTTTTTGACAGAGATGTTGACCTTAACGAAAACTTGTTGGAACTAGGGTATGTGGCTCATGAAACTGAGAACGGTCGATTTTCTGTTGGCGCATTTGCAGGAGAGTTAGAGCTGGTAGTGGAAGATAGTAGCAGTGATGCGGATCTTTATCGCCTATATACGGAATATGACTACCGATTTAATCAGTATTTTTCGGCGTTTGCCAAGCTTGGTTATGAATCTTTGGACGCTAAGGAAGCGAGCAGTGAAAATGGACTTTGGACCGAAGTAGGCATTCGCGCACATTGGGGTGCATCGAGCTTTTCTTGGGAATTCTCAGAAGGCAAAAGCATTGAGCAAGTTGCTTTTGTATACCGCTATTCATTCTAA
- a CDS encoding aspartate/glutamate racemase family protein, whose amino-acid sequence MKTIGLLGGMSWESTANYYKHINHGVKSKLGGLHSAEIVMKSLDFAPIAELQQANKWDTMADMLTQDARDIERAGADFILICTNTMHLIFDAVQAGVGIPLIHIADPTGEQLKHDGKQKVGLLGTQFTMSESFYKDRLKSKFDIDVIVPNEADQKVIHDVIYNELCVGEIKSESKQVYLEVIAKLQAQGAEAVILGCTEIALLVNENDTDIPVYDTAVLHADSAVSNSLKH is encoded by the coding sequence ATGAAAACAATTGGTTTACTTGGTGGCATGAGTTGGGAATCGACGGCAAATTACTATAAGCATATCAATCATGGGGTTAAGTCAAAGTTAGGGGGGTTACATTCGGCAGAAATCGTTATGAAAAGCCTCGACTTTGCTCCTATTGCTGAGCTTCAGCAAGCAAATAAATGGGACACAATGGCCGACATGCTTACACAAGATGCCCGAGATATTGAACGAGCTGGGGCTGATTTCATACTTATTTGTACAAACACCATGCATTTGATTTTTGATGCGGTGCAAGCTGGCGTAGGTATTCCTCTCATTCATATTGCGGACCCTACCGGAGAACAATTAAAACATGATGGCAAGCAAAAGGTTGGGTTGCTTGGTACACAGTTTACGATGTCAGAGTCATTTTATAAGGATAGGCTTAAAAGTAAATTTGATATTGATGTGATAGTGCCTAATGAAGCGGACCAAAAAGTAATTCATGATGTGATTTATAACGAACTCTGTGTCGGTGAAATTAAGTCTGAATCTAAGCAGGTATATTTAGAAGTTATTGCAAAACTGCAGGCACAGGGGGCTGAGGCTGTCATTTTGGGGTGTACAGAGATTGCATTATTGGTTAACGAAAATGATACAGATATCCCAGTATATGATACAGCTGTTTTGCATGCGGATAGTGCTGTATCGAATTCATTAAAGCATTGA
- a CDS encoding hemolysin D encodes MKLKYLSCVVAAMVTSSTAMSFTQLGGAGVMPIGHEWLTRTSALELMGQDTRVSDSQDPRLDWNKGLAKSIELNVAQHEVERILSNTNDDGIYWSGYDAIFAAIVGERWVDIAGFNVTNASTDPTGPNCFNAVAQEPADLQQDHFMRRYDDVGGIGGVNAAKRAQIRFINHFVNAATAESKKIKVWDGGGYAKAVEVDHNYFLFGRAVHLFQDSFSPEHTVRLAVDNYEKIWQVKAYLCSEGAEQHTHDTKEAINYQSGDVIWKPESRGQSGWQAYKPSNIKPVALVSLEASKDLWAAFIRTMSLPKEERRTKAHQEAQQLVDNWLSFDEQAMLNWYEDETKRDHTYVLAPGEQGKGKSLIDCMTELKVGTTDQRARVAQLEEERRHCLYNIEAEAGYSDVNDPLINMPYNWKWKSLTWKTPPANWQPNQLNADTGDVVHIHNASNGKAMGSRNGEQKNALLYVEHATPIDFILVNDEGGDAYFRTRENAELFLSYKNNFTGDAKLWTSPNKASFNIESYGTRVNLKNNFWQQYVWAEIESGQVHLSRKGNADNENAQWLLVKQ; translated from the coding sequence ATGAAATTAAAATATCTTTCATGTGTTGTGGCTGCAATGGTCACTAGTTCTACGGCGATGTCCTTCACTCAATTGGGCGGTGCTGGTGTTATGCCCATTGGGCATGAATGGCTTACACGTACGTCAGCATTAGAGTTAATGGGGCAAGATACACGAGTCAGTGATAGCCAAGATCCAAGGCTTGATTGGAACAAAGGTCTGGCTAAATCAATAGAATTAAACGTAGCACAGCACGAAGTTGAAAGGATCTTATCTAACACCAATGATGATGGGATTTACTGGTCAGGTTATGATGCTATTTTTGCTGCAATAGTCGGTGAACGATGGGTTGATATTGCCGGATTCAATGTGACAAACGCCAGTACAGATCCAACGGGTCCAAACTGTTTTAATGCCGTCGCACAAGAGCCTGCAGATTTGCAGCAAGATCACTTTATGCGTCGCTATGATGATGTCGGTGGTATTGGTGGTGTCAATGCAGCAAAGCGTGCGCAAATCCGATTCATAAATCATTTTGTGAATGCCGCAACGGCCGAGTCTAAAAAAATTAAAGTCTGGGATGGCGGCGGTTATGCCAAAGCAGTTGAAGTTGACCACAACTACTTTTTATTTGGCCGGGCTGTGCATTTATTTCAAGATTCATTCAGTCCTGAACACACAGTGCGTTTGGCAGTCGATAATTATGAAAAAATTTGGCAAGTCAAAGCATACCTTTGCTCTGAGGGAGCCGAACAACATACCCATGACACTAAAGAGGCAATTAACTACCAAAGTGGTGACGTGATCTGGAAACCTGAGTCAAGAGGCCAAAGTGGCTGGCAAGCTTATAAGCCCAGTAATATAAAGCCTGTTGCTTTGGTGTCTTTAGAAGCCAGTAAGGATTTATGGGCGGCATTTATTCGCACTATGTCGCTCCCTAAAGAAGAGCGAAGAACCAAAGCTCATCAGGAGGCTCAGCAGCTGGTGGATAACTGGCTGTCGTTTGATGAACAAGCCATGCTCAATTGGTATGAAGATGAAACAAAGCGTGACCATACATACGTATTAGCGCCAGGCGAGCAGGGTAAAGGTAAGTCTTTAATCGATTGTATGACTGAACTTAAAGTAGGCACCACTGATCAGCGTGCCCGAGTTGCACAACTAGAAGAAGAGCGTCGACACTGCTTATATAATATCGAAGCCGAAGCTGGTTACAGTGATGTCAACGACCCGTTGATTAATATGCCATACAATTGGAAATGGAAATCACTAACGTGGAAAACGCCGCCAGCAAATTGGCAACCAAATCAGCTTAATGCGGATACTGGTGACGTTGTACATATTCATAATGCGAGTAACGGAAAGGCCATGGGATCACGAAATGGTGAGCAGAAGAATGCGCTTTTATACGTTGAGCATGCAACGCCCATTGATTTTATTTTGGTAAATGACGAAGGCGGTGACGCTTATTTTAGAACCAGGGAGAATGCTGAGCTGTTTTTAAGCTATAAAAATAACTTCACAGGTGATGCTAAACTTTGGACATCGCCTAATAAGGCATCTTTTAACATTGAGTCATACGGTACTCGTGTGAATTTAAAAAATAATTTTTGGCAGCAGTATGTTTGGGCTGAAATTGAGTCTGGGCAAGTGCACTTATCTCGTAAAGGCAATGCGGATAATGAAAATGCACAATGGTTACTAGTTAAACAATAA
- a CDS encoding TonB-dependent receptor, whose protein sequence is MAAITYSNVANAEQQNKAKDKVETIVISGTPGGMGIRKVDAAYAVTNVDESLIERLAPKSTADLFKAIPGVWVESSGGESGANINVRGFTSSGDAPFLTVSLDGSPVYPAPTLSFLENSSIFRLDETISMMEGLRGGPNPVLSNGQPGLTTNFRLKRGQEDTEGTFKYTTSDYGLQRIDGVISGEVSEDLYYMIGGYIKRSSGIRDAGFTSEKGHQFTIKLTKELENGEINVYTRQTDDTGAWYLPTPLNEAGVDAEFTQLGTLNRQATISAGNGKVDIDLAEGRGWDGHVSGGSISLELGNDWHFIDRFSLTQGKANTYGLVPAGNAINLSEVADNGVSATGVATGKEYSADTRVQDYGRWVVLKDIEAFTNDLALSKDFGVINSAFGIYTATTSAKDWWSLGNTAYHVLEQGGEMLTGIACNDSLEGCGFNYDINSNGDATTLAFYTTHSYEATENLTFDLGLRNERHRVDYTVDEDLDGVITKSVDYSARKTSWTIGTDYKLDEQSGVFVRFNKGFKMPYFDDFRDNFDAYSAGDDLIKEVAQSEIGYKFMGENMDFFATIFANEVKGESFSVRPDLPAQRFTTEAEGIELDFNYNHDSGFSVNLNGTWQNSEIAQSPDATLTGNKSQRIPDWQLRITPSYEFELGDMFATIYGTISAVDSRYSDIQNTPNAVLDGYEKIDIGLTLEPMEQVQVQIAVDNLTDEQGLTEGDPRNPAAANGRYILPRSVKLSVAYNF, encoded by the coding sequence ATGGCCGCAATTACATATTCAAATGTAGCCAACGCTGAGCAACAAAATAAAGCCAAAGACAAAGTAGAAACCATTGTTATTTCTGGTACCCCTGGCGGTATGGGGATCCGTAAAGTGGATGCCGCATACGCCGTTACCAACGTTGATGAATCTTTAATTGAGCGACTTGCGCCAAAAAGTACAGCTGACTTATTCAAAGCCATACCGGGTGTTTGGGTAGAAAGCTCAGGAGGTGAGTCTGGTGCCAACATTAATGTACGAGGATTCACATCAAGTGGGGATGCACCATTTTTAACTGTCAGTCTCGATGGTTCACCAGTTTATCCGGCTCCAACGCTGTCATTTTTAGAAAATTCGTCTATTTTCCGCCTTGATGAAACCATTTCAATGATGGAAGGACTTAGAGGTGGCCCAAACCCTGTCTTATCAAATGGACAACCAGGTTTAACAACCAACTTTCGACTTAAACGTGGTCAAGAAGACACAGAAGGTACCTTTAAATACACTACCTCAGACTATGGTTTACAACGTATCGATGGCGTAATAAGTGGAGAAGTAAGTGAAGACCTTTACTATATGATCGGTGGCTATATCAAACGTTCTTCAGGGATCCGTGATGCAGGTTTCACATCCGAAAAAGGCCATCAATTTACTATTAAACTCACCAAAGAGTTAGAGAACGGCGAAATCAACGTTTATACTCGTCAAACTGACGACACTGGCGCATGGTATCTACCCACCCCGCTGAATGAGGCAGGTGTCGACGCAGAATTTACTCAACTTGGTACATTGAACCGTCAAGCTACGATTTCTGCAGGTAATGGGAAAGTTGATATTGATTTAGCTGAAGGCCGTGGCTGGGACGGGCATGTATCTGGTGGTAGCATCTCATTAGAACTAGGTAATGACTGGCACTTTATCGACCGCTTTAGTTTGACTCAAGGAAAAGCCAATACTTATGGCCTTGTTCCTGCTGGTAATGCTATTAACTTATCCGAAGTTGCTGACAATGGCGTAAGCGCCACAGGTGTCGCAACTGGCAAAGAATATAGCGCTGACACACGAGTTCAAGACTATGGCCGTTGGGTGGTGCTTAAAGATATCGAAGCCTTTACCAACGACCTTGCACTAAGCAAAGATTTTGGTGTAATTAACAGTGCTTTTGGTATTTACACTGCAACCACCTCAGCCAAAGATTGGTGGAGCCTTGGCAATACCGCTTACCATGTTTTAGAGCAAGGTGGCGAAATGCTGACAGGTATTGCTTGTAACGATTCGCTTGAAGGCTGCGGTTTTAACTACGATATCAACAGCAACGGCGACGCCACAACACTTGCCTTTTATACAACACATAGCTATGAAGCTACAGAAAACTTAACCTTTGATTTAGGCCTTCGTAATGAGCGCCACCGAGTTGACTACACTGTTGATGAAGACCTCGATGGCGTAATCACAAAATCGGTTGACTACAGCGCACGCAAAACCTCATGGACAATCGGTACTGATTACAAACTAGATGAGCAAAGTGGCGTATTTGTGCGCTTCAATAAAGGCTTCAAAATGCCTTACTTTGACGACTTCAGAGATAATTTTGACGCTTATTCTGCTGGCGATGATCTCATAAAAGAAGTGGCTCAAAGCGAAATTGGCTATAAATTTATGGGTGAGAATATGGACTTTTTTGCGACTATTTTCGCCAATGAAGTCAAAGGTGAGTCCTTCTCTGTTCGACCTGATCTACCTGCGCAGCGTTTTACCACTGAAGCAGAAGGTATTGAATTAGACTTTAACTACAATCATGACTCCGGTTTTAGTGTGAATTTAAATGGTACTTGGCAGAACAGCGAAATTGCACAAAGCCCTGACGCAACCCTAACTGGCAATAAATCACAGCGTATCCCAGATTGGCAATTGCGTATCACGCCAAGTTATGAATTTGAACTCGGTGATATGTTCGCGACCATTTACGGTACAATTTCAGCGGTTGATTCACGTTATAGTGACATTCAAAATACACCAAATGCGGTTTTGGATGGCTATGAAAAAATCGATATTGGCTTAACACTCGAGCCGATGGAACAAGTGCAAGTACAAATCGCCGTTGATAACTTAACGGACGAGCAGGGCTTAACAGAAGGCGACCCTCGTAACCCTGCGGCTGCTAACGGACGCTATATTTTGCCGCGTAGCGTTAAGTTAAGTGTTGCTTATAATTTCTAG
- a CDS encoding LacI family DNA-binding transcriptional regulator, producing MQQKKLKLADLAKLAGVSTSTASRALNDNPLIKQETRERIQLLAKEHNFSLNAAASRLRLQKTKVIAVLINLDSETEQSIDDPFLLKVVSDINLAVNRQGYELLLSNSFMAGDDWHGYFIDGRRADGVIVVGQGKQQARIESASKAGMPLVVWGDPKTDTDYVIVGSDNYLGGKLAADHLISRGCKAPLFLGEPEHAELGERYNGFCAAIASKGLEGECQLLKIDITSQAAYDAINLKLRSDGLDFDGIFACSDMVALGAMKALKERYVSIPNDVHIVGFDDIAMADISFPSLTTIRQDTKQAGELLVNKLLAQLEGEQVTSSQLGIELIERQSS from the coding sequence ATGCAACAAAAAAAATTAAAACTGGCTGATCTGGCAAAATTAGCAGGAGTGTCAACTTCGACGGCGTCACGGGCACTCAATGACAATCCGTTAATTAAACAAGAGACACGTGAGCGGATCCAGCTGTTAGCGAAAGAACATAATTTCAGCCTAAACGCTGCAGCGAGTAGGTTAAGACTGCAAAAAACCAAAGTTATCGCGGTATTGATAAACCTTGACTCGGAAACGGAGCAATCTATTGATGATCCTTTTCTGCTCAAGGTGGTGAGTGATATTAACCTTGCGGTGAACCGACAAGGCTACGAATTGTTATTATCAAACTCTTTTATGGCAGGTGACGATTGGCATGGTTACTTTATTGATGGACGCCGTGCTGATGGGGTGATCGTTGTTGGCCAAGGCAAACAACAGGCGCGAATAGAAAGCGCATCTAAAGCAGGTATGCCACTGGTTGTGTGGGGCGATCCAAAAACAGATACTGATTATGTGATTGTTGGTAGTGATAACTACCTTGGTGGAAAGTTAGCGGCTGATCATTTGATTTCGAGAGGTTGCAAAGCCCCTCTGTTTTTGGGCGAACCTGAGCATGCTGAATTAGGTGAAAGGTACAATGGTTTTTGTGCAGCGATAGCAAGCAAAGGCTTAGAAGGTGAGTGTCAGTTGTTGAAAATTGACATCACCAGTCAAGCGGCTTATGACGCGATAAATCTTAAGCTGCGTAGTGATGGGCTTGATTTTGATGGTATTTTTGCTTGTAGTGATATGGTCGCGTTAGGTGCAATGAAAGCATTAAAAGAGCGATATGTGAGCATTCCAAATGATGTACATATTGTTGGCTTTGATGATATTGCAATGGCAGATATTAGCTTTCCATCATTGACCACAATTAGACAGGATACAAAACAAGCGGGGGAGCTCTTGGTGAATAAGCTATTGGCTCAGCTTGAAGGCGAGCAGGTGACCTCTAGTCAGTTGGGGATAGAATTAATTGAACGCCAATCAAGTTAG